The window TAGGAATCTTCAGCAACATGAAATTTGTTGTCTTCATCCactattttggaaaaaaaaattattcaaataacaaaaaaactaatatgcTCCCATATATGAACAATCACACCTATAATTTCGATCCAAATCATTTACTTTAACCGCTCTCAGAAAAACGCACTTGCATCGAGGAGTGTGGTACATATGCCATTTTTGGTATCGTGTCTGTTAACCATTAACGGTGCAGTTGGGAGTTTATTCGGCTACTACGGGGTATCTACTATCGATTATTTCATACTGGTAAGATATCTGAAGATACATTTTAAATGCAAACCTAGCTAGTATTTATTTACAGAATACTttcgtaaaagaaaaaaactaatcttgTAACCACTTCAATATATTCCGCAAACATGTTGTATTAAAGTAATGAACTTCtagaataattgtttttttttctggactATAATAACTGTTTTTACTGgattggaacaaaaaaaaattattcgatCAGAAATTCTCACATCACATCTCTTCGGCTTTGTagaaatttatagaaattaatgGTTCTATTTAACAACAAACTataactgttttgtttttttgcgcAAACACATACAGTCAATATTGGTTAACGCTAGTCAATACCGAATTCTGGCAAACAAATCATCGGAATTAGATAGTTATGGTGTTGTACAGATAActcatgtttgtttatgcatATTCTTATGTAATGACAATAGTTCTTATagctaacaaaatatatatatattgtttgtatgtgtggtcaTGTGTTGACCTATATTTGGTATAGCTAATCATCATTTTTCCTTATGTAAAAGAACatgtgactcttttttttttgttcaaaagtcttgtttcattcattcattcgGATAATAGCTTACAAAGCTTAGAGTTTCTTCCAATACAAGACCAAATTTAAGAAAGTTACAACCATAAGCATAAGACGATAAAAAGGATAGGTAGTTCGACAACAATTCCAAGAGATATCGGAGACAAGGGCGGTGAACAACCAAATCACAAGCGATTCCAAGGGAAGTCAAAGCCATATTCACGGACAAGACGTGGACATGGAGAATTGTTCTTATCAATAGACATTGGGACGTTGAGAAAGGTTCCATGGCCAAGAGGCTCAATGGAGAGGTCTGCTCATTAGCAGAGGGGAGGGTGGATTCAGCTTTAAGGTTGGGTAAGGTTTGCTTGGAGATGTTACGGTAATCACCATTCCTTAGAGACCGAGGGTTCAATTCAGTGATCGGATGCCCCCGGCTTCTAAAACAAGGTCAAAACTTCACGGATTTCATCTCAAGAGGTGATTTCGAGAATCAACCAACCGACGAGAGGCCTTTTCGACACTTGTTGCAACGTCTTCAATAGATCCAGGGGGGAATATGTTCGATGGAATAATTTCGTCAAGGCTGATCCGGGAAAGGTTAGTGCCATTGTGGAATGGCTAGTACCTACCTCCACTAGTAAGGTTCGCAGTTTCCATTTAACAAATTGAATCGTGATCACTGGGGACGTTTCCTCTCGTTGTCAATCTTCNGAACTTCtagaataattgtttttttttctggactATAATAACTGTTTTTACTGgattggaacaaaaaaaaattattcgatCAGAAATTCTCACATCACATCTCTTCGGCTTTGTagaaatttatagaaattaatgGTTCTATTTAACAACAAACTataactgttttgtttttttgcgcAAACACATACAGTCAATATTGGTTAACGCTAGTCAATACCGAATTCTGGCAAACAAATCATCGGAATTAGATAGTTATGGTGTTGTACAGATAActcatgtttgtttatgcatATTCTTATGTAATGACAATAGTTCTTATagctaacaaaatatatatatattgtttgtatgtgtggtcaTGTGTTGACCTATATTTGGTATAGCTAATCATCATTTTTCCTTATGTAAAAGAACatgtgactcttttttttttgttcaaaagtcttgtttcattcattcattcgGATAATAGCTTACAAAGCTTAGAGTTTCTTCCAATACAAGACCAAATTTAAGAAAGTTACAACCATAAGCATAAGACGATAAAAAGGATAGGTAGTTCGACAACAATTCCAAGAGATATCGGAGACAAGGGCGGTGAACAACCAAATCACAAGCGATTCCAAGGGAAGTCAAAGCCATATTCACGGACAAGACGTGGACATGGAGAATTGTTCTTATCAATAGACATTGGGACGTTGAGAAAGGTTCCATGGCCAAGAGGCTCAATGGAGAGGTCTGCTCATTAGCAGAGGGGAGGGTGGATTCAGCTTTAAGGTTGGGTAAGGTTTGCTTGGAGATGTTACGGTAATCACCATTCCTTAGAGACCGAGGGTTCAATTCAGTGATCGGATGCCCCCGGCTTCTAAAACAAGGTCAAAACTTCACGGATTTCATCTCAAGAGGTGATTTCGAGAATCAACCAACCGACGAGAGGCCTTTTCGACACTTGTTGCAACGTCTTCAATAGATCCAGGGGGGAATATGTTCGATGGAATAATTTCGTCAAGGCTGATCCGGGAAAGGTTAGTGCCATTGTGGAATGGCTAGTACCTACCTCCACTAGTAAGGTTCGCAGTTTCCATTTAACAAATTGAATCGTGATCACTGGGGACGTTTCCTCTCGTTGTCAATCTTCGAGACAAACAAACCAAGCTTCGGAGCTGAGGAAGCGTCTGCTGAATTTAATGCATTAATTCTCCATGGCACCCGGGTACGGGACACCTCCTCCAGTCTAGTAATGGAGAAGGTAATAGCCGAAATCGAAAGCGGCTTCCAATTGCTCGGAAATTTTCAGCTCCCAACCATTTATGCGTTGGAGAGACCGTTTCTTATAGAATTTGATCAATCCTTTTTTCTGCAAAAGAGAGGTCGTGATGATATCATCTACGTCCGGAGGGTTCCCCTCCTCCAGCAAAAAGCTTTCGTAAAAAGCGTCGAAAGGTTTGAGTTGATTCTAGGGTTGTCACGACTATGGTTAGGTTTTGCGAAGCTTCTAGCACTAGAAAAAATAGGCTTGTATGGCAGGAATACGATGGGATCATAATGTCGTAACTCATCAAGCTTTGGGCTGTGGGAATAAGCTTCCGGCTATTGATGGTTTGCTTTTGACATGGCTCGAGAAGCAAGGGAGATGGTGGGAGAAGGTTGAGGAAAGTACGGTAATCTCCTCGCCATTGGTAGGAGATCATAATGCCGTTCTTCCTCAAGCTTTGGGATCCCAGACATAAGATGCAGCAACACTTTTGAAAGGACTCGAGGATCATATGACATGGAGAGGAGGATAGGTTGGAGAATTTTCGGTAACCACCGCTCCTTAGAGACGGGGTCATAATGTCGGACTTCTTCAAACAGTGATAAATATGAGTAGTACCCTTGGGTGATTCAAATGGCAAGGTTTTCAAAAAAGAATTGTACCCCCTAGCAACACTGATTGATTATGTTCCAaatgcagtcttcggacaaaTGGTTCCATGTATCGACACAAATGTATGTTACGGGAGAACAATGAAATATTTAGAACGAACCTGGACTTTTGAAGAAATAGGTTTGGATCACAGGGCCTCGATGTGAAAATAAGTGGGCCGAAGCCCATTTGGCGTACAAGAGGGTCCAGTCGAGGAGCACCAAGGGACGTTAGGGTTGCGCCGCAGCCGCTCATTCCCGATGTCATCACTGGAGCAAAGCCCGAATTGAGCCGTTTTGACGGTAGGACTCCCGAGAGCGTACAACTGAAACTCGAGGGAACATACTGGAATCGAGGGGGGAGGTGTGGAGGTCAATAACAGCGATGAGATCCGGAGAGGGAGGTGTGGAGGTCAATAACGGCGATGAGATCCAGAGAGGGAGGTATGAAGGAGGAGACAAAGTAGATCCAACATCTGTAGATCTGGGGGTATCAGAGAGACGCGCCTCAGATTTGAGCGTTGAAGCGCCGCTGGACAAAGGAGGTTTCTCTAGGTTTAGGTGCGACAGAGATAGGGCTATCAACGGTTGAGATGAGTGGGGTTTCGCCGGGAAAAACCTTTCAGATTTACCAGAGAAGCCACCGTTGATAAGAGGTTTACCGGGGAGAAATTGAAAAGATTGAGTAAGTGgccaaatcaaaattaaaagagagatcTTTAAGAAGCAAGCCATGAAAAGGAGGAAAGAGTCTCGACGGTGCCGGAGATGGAAGCTAGGCGGAGGTTCTCAATAATCGGGGCAGAGGGGAAAAcaagttttatatatagaatatgGTCGGACAAGAACGTGTGACTCTAAACATCAAAGCAAGGATAAATTGCAGTGTCATAAAGAATCCTGGCGTCCTGAGGTCTTCTTTTATCTCACATGGTGCACGGGTGCACCATAGCTATGACATTTTGAATGACAAGCCGAACTTGGGACTCGTTGTCCACCATTGTCTccctttaaattttatatgtcGACTACTAATAATACGAAAGCAAAATTCAGCAAAATTCAGCACATGGCCGTCTTCTGACCCTTTGCTCCgagttacaaattttattgataGGAGTTCTAATTCAGGCTTTTGTATGGAAAATCAGGTGTCCACCAAAGCTTCgtcattttatgtggcaagtgctTTCAGGTTGTGTAGCGGTTACAGCAAATCTCTGCAAACGCGGTATGAGCTGTGATGCCATATGTGGTTTGTGTGGTTTTCAGGAGGAGACGATTAATCATACTCTCTTTGAATGCCCGCCAGCTAGACAGGTCTGGGCTTTGTCGCATTTTCCAACAGCCCCGGGTTTTTTCCCCTTGGAGTCTGTTTTCACAAATATGGATTTTCGTTTTTGGCGGTTTACAAATGTTCCAGAATATGAATTTTTCCcttggattatgtggtatatctggaaagcgCGTAATGATAAACTTTTTGGTAACCTCGATTCCAATCCCCTAGCCATCTTGCGATTAGCGGAGGATGAGGCAAAAGCATGGGTTGCGGCTCAAGTGGATGATCGGGTATTAGCTTAGGATGTTCCCGTTGCGGCAGGATATCGTGGTAGTGGGGGCTTACGGGTTCCTAGGTCTCTATCGAgctatatttgttttgtagatggttcttggaaagcaacagatCGTTATGCGGGTAGAGGATGGTTTTGTACTTCGCCCTGGGGGATGCTCCTACTATGGGTGCTGCCAACCATCGCTGTAGTCTATCTCCTCTTCATGCCGAGATTGAAGCCCTTGTTTGGGCTATGCGCTGTATGATTGAGACGGATAATCAATCTGTTGTTTTTCTCACCGACTGCTCCGACTTaatgaagatggtgtcttcgcctgcCGAGTGGCCAACTTTTATgccttatttggaggacattcAGACGGATAAGGCGgaatttacttctttttttttgtctacgtTCTTCGCTCCCAGAATGGTAAAGCGAATAATCTTGCGCGACATGTTCGCACATTACCGCACTTAATTACCATTATGTGAACAACGTTCCTACGCATTGGCTTGTTTGACTCAAtcttgtacttaaaaaaaaaaaaaaaatcagataattGAATTAACCTGAATTATTTATTCCCGCCAGTGATGTTTTCCAATTTCATCagtaaaaataaagaaaagaagcatTGGagggaagaaaatgaaaaagcaattaaaaaaaaaaaaaacgcaatgTTCGCCGGCGACGATGACTCAGTTCAGATTGTTCGACTTCTCGACCAGACGCTTACTTCCATTGATGGAGTTGCAGTCCGCGAGGCAACGGAGGCTCTGGATCGACTTTCTACGGAGCTCCCTCACTTCCCTTATCGTCTTCTCTCCATCGCTTCCGGtaaccttctcttttttttttttttgttgtcttataACTTTTTACCCGATTTACTTTAAGCAATTCACTTTATTCCAAAGCATTGACTTCTGATTTAGAGATGTGATTTTGATTTCCTCGAATCGATTTGCACAATTAGGGTTACAAAATTTGTTGAGTTTATGATTTAGTTCCGTTTTATGTGTGGCGCTGGTTGGTTGGTAATTCTAGAGGTAGTTTATGAAGAGTATTGAATCCTTAGCAATATTTTGATTCAGCTGATACAAACACTCATACATGATTGAACTCATTCTGCTGACTCTTTTGGTTCTATCAATCGCTGTTGATTGAGTGctacttcaattttttttttctgattgaCAGGAGGTGAAAATCCCAGCCAGAGAGTTGCCGCTGCAACATATCTAAAGAATTTTACCAGACGGAACACGGGGATTGAAGGGACAATCTCTGAAGTCAGCAAGGAGTTTAAGGATCAGCTTCTCCTAGCTTTGCTTCACGCAGAGCCTGCAGTTCTTAAAGTTTTACTTGAATTGGTAGGCATTCAAtaagcttttcttcttcctgtatatatttttttacttcactTGTGCACACCTTCATCTTACTTCACTTGTGGCCAGCTCCACATTGTTGTTGTGTCAGAATTTGTGAAGAAAAATGCATGGCCTGAACTTATACCAGAGCTGCGCTCTGCTATCGAGAAGAGCAGCTTAATTAACAGTTCAAACTCTAGCTGGAGTACTGTGAATGCTCTGATGGTATTGCTCACAGTTGTAAAGCCTTTTCAGGTATTTGTTACATTCTCTTTCGTACGAAAGTTATATTAATGAAGTGATGGCTTTAAACTTAGATTtttatctctctatctctctcttccatcAGCTCTCCTATATTGCATCCCGTGTTACATATATTATGGTTTAGCATCCCTTATTTTGGTTGTGAGCTTTTGTTGCTTCTGGCTGCAATATTTAAGAGTATGAACTACTGCAAAATCTGGAAACATGTGTGTTTTGAAGTGGTAGTCCTCTGTTTTGAACCTGGTCCTGTGTGGTCTATTTAAATGAGCGTGgcttatttttgtgtgtttgctttGCAGTACTTCCTGCAACCAAAACTTGCAAAGGAGCCAGTACCACAACAGCTGGAGAGTATCACGAAAGAAATTCTTGTACCCTTGGTGTCAGTATTTCATCATCTCACTGAAAAGGTTATCCTTTTCtcttactgttttctttttcttcatctgctcACACTTTATGTAAGATGTATCTGCTCTTTGAGTCTCAATGAGTATTCCTATCTGGTATAATTCTTAAGCAGGCTTTGACTACACATGGATGGGGTGAACTAGAATTGGAAAAGACACTCCACATTATCTGCAAATGCTTATACTTTTCAGTAAGTCATACCGTCAGTTTATATTTCAGATAGACGAAGTTTCCAGAACTGTTGTTGCATGTCTGGGTGATTTTTGTCATTGATTATTAAACGtaatatatcaaatttctcATGTTGTACAATCTACTGTGATAATTTTGTTAAGGGTGTTTTGTGTTGTAGGTGAAGTCCCATATGCCATCTGATTTGTCACCTCTGCTTGGTTCCTTCTGTCGAGATGTGATCAGAATTCTAGACTCCTTGAGTTTTGACTGGAGTGTGACTCCTTCAGATGGGTACTTGATTAGGTCGAAAGCTGGAAAAAGAAGTTTGCTCCTCTTTGGCACACTTGTCAGCAGACATAGAAAATATTCTGACAAGTATGTAAACACCTTAAAATCTTCTTAGCAATGTAGCATTCCCAATGCTTATTTACCACGCCTATTATATCTGATTTATGCAGATTAGTGCCAGAGATAGTAATTTGCTCAATGAAGATTGTGAAACATAGTTCAACCATCAGTGTAAGTATTTTTAGCAAAATTTGTTACTACAAAAATTGCTTCTTCTCATCAAAATATTACTATCTTCTTAAGCTAATGCTATGAGTGCCTACTATCATGTGCAGAAGCTCGGATGCCTAACTGAGAGAATTATCTCACTTGCTTTTGATGTAATTTCACGCGTCATGGAAATTGGTCCTGTAAGTTGTTAGAATGTTCACAAAAAATCTAAATAGAATGATCAAATGTCTATGAAAGCAAATATAATTTGTACCTTAAAAACAGGGATGGAGATTACTTTCAccccatttttcttttttgttggacTCTGCAATCTTTCCAGCCCTGGTGCTGAATGAGAGGGTACGCTTTCCTTTGTCGTAATCTGTGTTGCAAGCATTTCTTACTACCATTATTGCAAAAACTTTACTGGTCTTTCCGGGTTGCTTTTGCAAGTAGGACATATCTGAGTGGGAAGAAGATGCAGATGAATTCATAAGGAAAAACCTTCCATCTGAACTAGTATGaaacttatctctctctctctagacgGATTATTTTTATGTCTATGGTCCAGAAGCTATGAAATAATATCATTTTCGTTTGGCAGGAAGAAATTTCTGGGTGGAGGGAGGACATGTTTACAGCCAGGAAAAGTGCTATGAACTTGCTTGGTGTCCTTGCCATGTCAAAGGTGAAGAATCACCTTATAGGTTATGATCTATTTNNNNNNNNNNNNNNNNNNNNNNNNNNNNNNNNNNNNNNNNNNNNNNNNNNNNNNNNNNNNNNNNNNNNNNNNNNNNNNNNNNNNNNNNNNNNNNNNNNNNNNNNNNNNNNNNNNNNNNNNNNNNNNNNNNNNNTATCAAATTTCTCATGTTGTACAATCTACTGTGATAATTTTGTTAAGGGTGTTTTGTGTTGTAGGTGAAGTCCCATATGCCATCTGATTTGTCACCTCTGCTTGGTTCCTTCTGTCGAGATGTGATCAGAATTCTAGACTCCTTGAGTTTTGACTGGAGTGTGACTCCTTCAGATGGGTACTTGATTAGGTCGAAAGCTGGAAAAAGAAGTTTGCTCCTCTTTGGCACACTTGTCAGCAGACATAGAAAATATTCTGACAAGTATGTAAACACCTTAAAATCTTCTTAGCAATGTAGCATTCCCAATGCTTATTTACCACGCCTATTATATCTGATTTATGCAGATTAGTGCCAGAGATAGTAATTTGCTCAATGAAGATTGTGAAACATAGTTCAACCATCAGTGTAAGTATTTTTAGCAAAATTTGTTACTACAAAAATTGCTTCTTCTCATCAAAATATTACTATCTTCTTAAGCTAATGCTATGAGTGCCTACTATCATGTGCAGAAGCTCGGATGCCTAACTGAGAGAATTATCTCACTTGCTTTTGATGTAATTTCACGCGTCATGGAAATTGGCCCTGTAAGTTGTTAGAATGTTCACAAAAAATCTAAATAGAATGATCAAATGTCTATGAAAGCAAATATAATTTGTACCTTAAAAACAGGGATGGAGATTACTTTCACcccatttttctgttttgttggaCTCTGCAATCTTTCCAGCCCTGGTGCTGAATGAGAGGGTACGCTTTCCTTTGTCGTAATCTGTGTTGCAAGCATTTCTTACTACCATTATTGCAAAAAATTTACTGGTCTTTCCGGGTTGCTTTTGCAAGTAGGACATATCTGAGTGGGAAGAAGATGCAGATGAATTCATAAGGCAAAACCTTCCATCTGAACTAGTATGaaacttatctctctctctctagacgGATTATTTTTATGTCTATGGTCCAGAGGCTATGAAATAATATCATTTTCGTTTGGCAGGAAGAAATTTCTGGGTGGAGGGAGGACATGTTTACAGCCAGGAAAAGTGCTATGAACTTGCTTGGTGTCCTTGCCATGTCAAAGGTGAAGAATCACCTTATAGGTTATGATCTATTTTATCAACTTTTTCAGCTATTCGTTCATAGGTTCTTATAGGTTATGATCTAATTCTTATAGGGACCACCAGTATCTACTACAAATAAAGCTTCCTCAGCAGCATGTAAGCGGAAGAAAGGTGAAAAGAGCAGAAGAAATAACCAAAGATGCATGGGAGATCTACTGGTGCTTccatttttgtcaaaatttccTGTGCCGTCGAAAAGTTACATACTGGATGCTAGTACTTCAACAGCGTGAGTTCCTATACATATTCATGACTTCTGATTCTAACTCCTTGAAATTCTTGGCAGATGtctaaaccaaataaaaaatgcttTTGTAAGCTCTGAGCAATGGTACATCTTTGTTTGGCGCAGTGAGTACCACTAATTTATGCTTGCAGTGGGTATCAGAAACTATGTTCTTTTAGTGGAACTTTAAAAACTCGTTTTGCAAGTTGGTCTTCCATAATGCCATGTTTCCCAAGCTCGTCATcaactttttgatattttttcagtatactgtatatatatatatatatatatatatatgattctctgTTATCTTATTTGCTAGACTTCTGAGACAACTATTCAACATTTTGAACATGTCATATCGGGTTGGAGTGCTTTGTGTTTACTGTTCTCTTCcactttaatattttcttgtttcattcccttttaatttgtgattaaacTGACTTTGTTGCTATGTTGACATGTCAGCTATTTTGGTGTTCTAATGGCATATGGTAGCCTGCAAGAGGTGAGCAAATctggttctcttttttttggagttGAGCATTTATTACTGATAGAGTGCATAGAATTACAATGGCTCCCTTTTTCCGACAGTTtatccaagaacaaaatcctgaGTATGTGGCATCTTTTGTCCGTACCCGTGTGCTACCGATTTATTCTACACCTGATTGCACACCTTACTTGGTTGCATCTGCAAATTGGGTACTTGGAGAGCTTGCGACCTGCCTACCCGAGGTGTAAATTTTACTTTTCATTTATGCAAACCATTTGCTGGAAGATGATATTCTTTTAGTCACTGATTAGAATTTGTAATGTTTTACTTCCTGTGATCACATATTTGATTAATTGCTTTATGCTTTCAGGAGATGAATGCAGATATTTTTTCTTCCCTACTAAAGGCATTAGCAATGCCAGATCAGGTGGAGATCTCTTGTTACCCAGTGCGTGTTTCAGCTGCTGGTGGAATAGGTTCACTACTCGAAGTAAGTCAGCACTTACATCAACAATGGCACTTGTATCTTAAAGTGAGCTTGTCATATCTAACTCAAAGAATATGTTTGTTCTCTTCAGAATGAGTACCAACCACCTGAATGGTTGCCGCTTCTTCAGATTATTATTGGTAGGATTGGTAGTGAGGAGGACGAGGATGGCATTTTGTTTCAGCTTCTCAGATCTGTGATCGAGTCAGGAAGTCAAGCTATTGCCACACATATTCCGTACATTGTCTCTTCGCTAGTTAGTAATTTGTTGACGTTTATGCA is drawn from Camelina sativa cultivar DH55 chromosome 1, Cs, whole genome shotgun sequence and contains these coding sequences:
- the LOC104782301 gene encoding uncharacterized protein LOC104782301, with the protein product MFAGDDDSVQIVRLLDQTLTSIDGVAVREATEALDRLSTELPHFPYRLLSIASGGENPSQRVAAATYLKNFTRRNTGIEGTISEVSKEFKDQLLLALLHAEPAVLKVLLELLHIVVVSEFVKKNAWPELIPELRSAIEKSSLINSSNSSWSTVNALMVLLTVVKPFQYFLQPKLAKEPVPQQLESITKEILVPLVSVFHHLTEKALTTHGWGELELEKTLHIICKCLYFSVKSHMPSDLSPLLGSFCRDVIRILDSLSFDWSVTPSDGYLIRSKAGKRSLLLFGTLVSRHRKYSDKLVPEIVICSMKIVKHSSTISKLGCLTERIISLAFDVISRVMEIGPGWRLLSPHFSFLLDSAIFPALVLNERDISEWEEDADEFIRKNLPSELEEISGWREDMFTARKSAMNLLGVLAMSKGPPVSTTNKASSAACKRKKGEKSRRNNQRCMGDLLVLPFLSKFPVPSKSYILDASTSTAYFGVLMAYGSLQEFIQEQNPEYVASFVRTRVLPIYSTPDCTPYLVASANWVLGELATCLPEEMNADIFSSLLKALAMPDQVEISCYPVRVSAAGGIGSLLENEYQPPEWLPLLQIIIGRIGSEEDEDGILFQLLRSVIESGSQAIATHIPYIVSSLVSNLLTFMHPSEDPWSQAILGGLETLVAMAQTYESSKPEANEENNQATEIWLTGQGTISKALSALLQHAWLTTDVPPTSCIDHFSTMLRFIVIASTNCNVFVELRLTELLVVWADILASWNSWEESEDLSIFDCIEDVVGINNIYGFRSFLFRDLPSPPAMPVHPQSIVECIGSFVRKAILEYPSATRRACSCVHTLLHVPDYSSDIEGVGKSLAMVFSEAAFSHFLGLREKPCTLWRPLLLAVSSCYISYSDIVESALEKVISGGFELWAFSLASLYSLKSDATPALTSEVKLYVMTLVKVIEQLLDVKHGNASDDLARKCFVSLMEACQRLKEVNEEIDDDEDDGEPGEEETESEETDSYDEDSESDDEREETEEEFLERYAKAAAELEDSEVIEEADEDDEEDEIDLGSLNEIDPQKLVLSLLEKHHEKVIKLIPCEVISTFVNSFPVYTSLFSKCL
- the LOC104782294 gene encoding uncharacterized protein LOC104782294 — encoded protein: MPSDLSPLLGSFCRDVIRILDSLSFDWSVTPSDGYLIRSKAGKRSLLLFGTLVSRHRKYSDKLVPEIVICSMKIVKHSSTISKLGCLTERIISLAFDVISRVMEIGPGWRLLSPHFSVLLDSAIFPALVLNER